The Ipomoea triloba cultivar NCNSP0323 chromosome 4, ASM357664v1 DNA segment aaaacacacacacacgaaaTAGCCATGGAAAAAGGTAAACcatcaaatataaaatcaatACTGTctcttaattaaaatatatacatgttaatataattttgggAATAATAATTTAACACCAACTTTGACGAAAATAACATTAGTAATTTTCCCCAATAGCTAATTTGACTCTGTGAATTTCATAAGGCAAGTTATTTATCTGCATTTTACTCATCAACAGTATCATTATCCTCACTTCACTCATTCTTCTCTGATTTAAAAaacttcaagaaaaaaaattagatttacTCGCCCAATAAATGCACGAAATATACACGTGTCTTACTTTTCCTTCTATAACCTAGGTATTAATCTTCAATTAAACAAGAATGGTTAGGACACCAATCACAACTCTCCTTATTCAATTCCCGGCTCATTCCCATACAAATTAGAACAATATCCGCAGGGGCTGCCTAGCATCATGCGGTCAACCCATGCCATGCGGCCTTAACCCAACTTTACTATCTTGATAAATTAATGCGCCACTTCAACCCAACGACATATTTGGCTAAAGTCTAGTAAAATCCTTAACCATTAAGTATATCTTGAACCAATCGGCCCCTCAATATATCACTtgatatttttagaatttaattCCTATACTATAAAAGTTTTATTCATTCTTAGTCTATCTTGTAGGGGCAAGCACTTAGGTTCCAAACCAAGTTCGATAAATATTGAGATTCGATATTCAACCTGCACTGTCATTTAACTTCTCTGGTACggtattttaatcttttttcaaTATAACTCCTTAATTATTAAAAGTTCATAATTGTTAATTAGTTCACATCGTACCGTCCATACCGTTAAAGGTTAGGTGTTAGGGCAAATTAAATCTCATACTTTGATCTATAAAATTGAACATTCAATCTCCATTGTTATAATTAAAGTCTTCCAAGCTAAACACAAACCTTTTTAGATCAAATAGAGAAACATATGATAACAACAATTGCGGCGCAAAAAGTTGATATCTAGTTTTCTCTCTTCACAATTGCATTTCGCTTCTTGCAAAAATTGACCATATGGGATCTTGTCTCCACATTTCACTCATTCTATCTTCTTTGATTTAAAAAACTTCAAGAAAAACACATTAGATTTACTCGCCCAGTAGATGCACAAAATGCGCACGTGTCTTACTTTTCCTTCATAAACTACAAATGAGATTGCTATAAAGTGACAAGATCAAAtgcatttaatatttatttaatgacATGTATAGTTTTTTTGACTAAAGGAAATGAAAGTTGTTACTTTTGTGTTGTATACGTAATTGTcctatatgtatatttatatacttagTCATTTGTACATGCATTTAGATATCACTACAAAAAAATTGGATATTCGAAACAGGAAATTTAGTGACAGTTATATACGCCACTAAGGCCATGATTGGTAAATGACGGATCCGTCAATTTTTTGACAGATCCACCATTTTTAGCGATTTAACTATGTCAAAACGCCAAAAACTATGTTTGGTAAAGCAACGGTTTGGAGCAACGATTTTCTCTAAGCCGCTGCTTTTGCAAACGTTACATTTTGCAGCGTTTGCAACTagcattttggaaaaaaaaattaattttttacccAATGCGATATTCattgttatattaaaaaaaaacaacaaattaaacttcttagctttcaaaaattgaccATGTGGGATCTTGTCTTCTCAATTTCACTCATTCTTCTTTGAtttaaaaaacttcaaaaaaaaaaaaaaactagatttACTGGCCCAGTAGATGCGCGAAACGTGCACGTGTCTTTTTATATTATCATAAATGAATACTAATTATATTTCTATATTTggaaaattttaagaattatttttgtaaaattcattttactttttaaatttaaaataatttattttaaaccgAAAAAtgctacttttaatttttttaaatctataaaattaaataactttCAATCACTAAACATGAGCAAAAGTTTTGGACATCCAATATCTGCTCTAAATCTTCAagtgaaaacaacaacaacaacaacgacgaaaatattaataataataataataattattattattattattattattattattattattggaactCCTACTGGTGCGGAGTTTGTGGTGCCAAACTAAATGGTCGTTAGACGGATATAGTGCCACATGTTCGTAATAAGACAACTAAAGTTGATGTAACAGCTAAGAGGATACTTTATGAGTTTGAGCCTAATAGAATTGGTTCAAGACATTGAAATCCATTTAGAGAATTGAATTTGGGTATAGTAGCTccgtttgaaatataaaatcttATAAAAGTGGAAGAAGAATCTCTAGGCAACAATTTACAAAGTGGAAGAAGAATCTTATAAAAGgcctatttttatatttttattggaCTAGTGCAGTTAACTTGTATGACACAATAATAATCTTCAATTAGTTGGAATAGTGTTAAATAAAGGGAACGCGTTGTAGAATAAAAAGTTTATTTCAATCTCACTTAGTTGGGTCAAATAGaatacaacaaattattacattttttcttaaaaacaaTCAATgaattatgaagaaaaaaaatacaattgatgATTAAGTTGATGGAGAGGCCGGAAAACTAAATTGAAGAATGAAGTTAGTTCAAAGCACCGCAGACTTTCCTAATGATACCATTTTGACCTGTGAGCGGTTGAATTTCAGACATTTTAATCATGGCTGAAGCAAAATCTGCTTGGAATGCCCGAGGGCTCCTTGCATACTCTGAAACTATGCTGTCTGTAGCTCCACCACTGAATAGAACTTGATCCGATTGAAGCAAACCTTTCTTTTGCAATAGGTTCTTGTAGTAGTTGTTATCGAAGGAATTTGGGGTTACTAAATCAAGCGGTGCCAAATTTCCGTTTCCTGTGTCTGTAGGACATTGCCGTCTTCTAGTGCTAGCAAAACCGGCATCAATGTCAGTACCGTTGCCGTAAATTCTATTGCGAAATAGGAAGCATTGTGCTTGGCCGAGAGTGTGTGCACCAGACAAGGCAACCATGTCTCTTGTATTAAGGCCTTTGCTTGCAAAGCTGGATATAAGTTTATCCAGATTGTCGAAAGGGCCGGGGAGATCGGTTTCAGCTATGGTATGACTAGCTGTGGTGGAATCTCTTCTTCCCAGCTTCACTGTCCACGAGGGACCACCCACGGCAGTAGAGGCATCACGTGCAGCCACCGACAATACATCAGCACAAGATACAATACCCGGACAAGATTTCTCCAGCTCGCGCTTGGCAGCCTCTATCACATCGTATCCCCTGGCAGAGCCAAGGTTAGGCAACGCCGTCTTTTCACTCTCCATGGTCGGTGTTTCGTCCAATAGGATTGAAGCGTCGCAACCTTGGACAAAACAATCGTGGAAATGGAGACGAACCAGGGAAGCGGCCATGCGACGCTCACGAGACACGGCTTGCCTAACAGCAGTGCGAATGATGTTGAGAGCGTTGGGGCATGTTTTGTCGTAAAATGTAGGGGAGAGCTGCCCTTGGCATTCCGAGGAGGAGAGCAGCAGAATGAGGGAGTATACCAATAATACTCCAAATGCCATGCAAGGCCTATTAGATGCcattagtattatatataactattgTAATCCAAAAGGTATTAGCGAAAGAATGGGATTGAAAGAAGAATTGAGTTGAGAAGATGAGAATGGAGATAGGCAAGATGATGAGAGAATGGAGTGGTTGCAGGGAGTATATATAGGAAAGGGAAGGGgataaagtaaagtaaaatGGTCACTATTGGCTGCGACGTCGCGTTATGTACGTATTTTACAACGTTGTAGAACAGCTAAGAAGGCTGACGTGACCCAGTCACCTGTCCTTGACTTCAAAATCTCACAACTGCTTTCCCATTGGCCATTCTTAtatgttctttaatttaattaatatttatacaacTCCGTACATATTCGGTCGCACTTTGACTTTGCACATGCATATTCGGTGCCTTGGTGCTAAATAACTTGCCTCATGAAATTTACGGATTCGTGAAATTAGCAATTGAAAAATCACTAATGTTAAGCTGGTCAAAGTTGACGTTAAATTATTTTCCCAAAATTATATTGACATGAGTTGTATATGTTTACATGCACTAACACAcccaaaaacatatataatagaATTTGAGTAGCTCTAATCAAAGAAGGAATGtgattttcattttaattttaggaTAAAATTTTCGTGTCTTgcttattttatataatttattttaatttatattttatattttacatgTAAAATTATTGTTTAGTCAAATTAGTTTTATCACTGATTGAATAATTGGGTAAGCACCCGACTCGAATCACAGGCATACAAGCGGACGCAGGAAGTCAAACGGCTACCCATTACACTTGcaatatgtttggttcacataatgaattttaagggaatattTAAAGTGGACCTTGagattatttgggaagttatatggtgtatgttaacattccaaatttatgaaattagagttttggtttattgtctaagttaattgaatgcttctatgactcaactatcttttggctattttgatgagtggaaGTGGCAGACGTGTCAATTCCAAGCTATTAGCCGTTAGAGGTAGTGTTTAATTTCAGTTATAAAAAGAGTCATGGAAtacagttagcattatgctaacattaagagatcttACTTAAGGCATGCTTTTAAGGATTTTAGAAATCATAAAATGTactcttttgtacaaataatttggatggtttcttctcttcagttgtgcacataatatattttgagaaacatcccttaagTTACTGAGAATAaacattgggtttgttcatgagGGACCTAAGTTGGAGAATTAAAATGCATGTAATCATAATGGATATTACTCTGTAAAATAGAGACATATCATtatgattcgtgtgttttgttctttgatgagggttgtgctagtacttgcaccaagtgggagaatgcaagatttttcctaatatatatatatatatatatatatatatatatatatatatatatatatatatatatatatatatatatatatatatatatatatatgggttttaATTAAGTTGTGCAAGTTGACTGGGcttattaagtggtttggttggacTGAATAACTAGTAGTTATtattcaaccagactctgtgcctatataaacctgtattgatgggatacatgATAAgcattatatagcacatacagttcgCGGTACTCATACAGCAGTCAAGAGGCATCACATCAACTATCAAGGTCAAGTTTCTCGTAAACTATTTTGTATCTATTCTGTATCGCTAATTCGCTACTACGAGGTCAGGTTTCTCGTAAATTAAACTATTCTATatggttagattatttatatatctaacaCCTCATACCCGTGCGGGTATACAAAATTCCCCCATCTCCGTATTTGTTACCATATCGTGCAAGTATTTTAAAACTCATTAAGACGGAAATGTTGAGAACTTATAAAGTACGAGTAGAATTGTCATCCCTATCTACAATACACTTGCAAGGAAAACAATGGAAAATGTGGCAGTCAAAATGCGAAATTTCAATGAAACTTGGCTAGGATTGAATGACAAGGACAATGCATGACATGCACATGCCTTGCCTACAAACTTCCATAGTAGTAAAATACAAATCTcaacattttattatataatatggtACATCCATTTGACTGATATATCCATTGTTAAGTCAGCCACGAAATCTTTTGACTTTtccaatctatatatattttagtttacttttcttattattttttttagttagactTTATAAAAATGCcagaaaaatgtcaaataaattttttaagtaTGTAATTAAGTTTCTTTggtgaaattaaaagaaaaaatcattcAAACCTAAAAtgtgaacaaattaaaagaatataattaacTCCCTTAGTAAGTgaatcaatttattttatatttgatggtCTATCTTTGTCCATGCATGGCTATTCCGTGTGGgtgtagtttttattttatttatttttaagtcaTACAAGGACATTCCTAGACAAATTAGAACAATCTTTGCAAAGGCTTCCTAGCTAGCATCATGGCCTTAACTAACCTAACTTCAATATCTTGATCAATTAATACGCCCCTTCAACccaacaacatatatatttggCTAAAGTCCAATGAAATCATGACCCATTCGGTATCCTAAACCAATCCACCCTTCAATATATCActtgatattatattttagaatttcaatgTTGGTTCAAGACATCGAAATCCATTTACAGAATTGAATTTAGGTAGCTGTAGCTCCATTTGGAATAAGAACTTATAAAAGTGGAAGAAGAGTCTCTAGGCAATAATTTCCACTATATATTCTATGGAAGTACAAGCTAAGGCATGAAGGAAAGGATAAAGACTCCGTCAATAATTCCATGAAAGAAATCTCAGGTCTATTTTTATACTTAGATTGGATCAGTAGTGCAGTTAACTTGTTTGACAATAACCTTCAATTAGTTGGAATAGTGTTAACATACAAGGAACGCGTTAATTGTATAATGAAAAGTTTATTACAATCTCACTTAGTTGGGTCAAATAGaatacaacaaattattactacgtacattttttcttaaaaacaataatgaattatgaagaaaaaaaatacaattgattAAATTGATGGGGGAGGAAAACTAAATTGAAGAATGAAGCTAGTTCAAAGCACCACACACTTTCCTAATGATCCCATTTTGACTGGTGAGGGGTTGAATTTCAGACATTTTAATCATGGCTGAAGCAAAATCTGCTTGGAATGCCCGAGGGCTCCTGGCATACTCTGAAACAATACTGTCCGTTGCTCCACCACTAAATAGAACTTGATCCGATTGAAGCAGACCTTTCTTTTGCAATAGGTTCTTGTAGTAGTTGTTATCGAAAGAATTTGGGGTCACTAAATCAAGCGGTGCCAAATTCCCATTTCCGGTGTCTTTAGGACATTGGCGTCTTCTAGTGCTAGCAAAACCGGCATCAATGTCAGTACCATTGCCGTAAATTCTATCACGAAATAGGAAGCATTGAGCTTGGCCGAGAGTGTGTGCACCAGACAAGGCAACCATGTCTCTTGTATTAAGGCCTTTGCGTGCAAAGCTCGATATTAGTTTATCCAGATTGTCGAAAGGGCCGGGAAGATCAGTTTCAGCTAGGGTATGGCTAGCCGTGGTGGAATCTCTTCTTCCTAGCTTCACTGTCCAAGAAGGACCTCCCACAGCAGCTGACGCATCACGCGCTGCCACGGACAATACATCAGCACAAGACACAATACCGGGACAAGATTTCTCCAACTCACGCTTGGCAGCCTCTATCACGTCGTAACCCCTAGCAGAGCCAAGGTTAGGCAACGCAGTCTTTTCGCTCTCGATGGTTGGTGACTCGTCCAGTAAGATGGAAGCATCGCAACCCTGAACAAAGCAATCATGGAAATGGAGACGAACCAAGGAGGCGGCCATGCGGCGCTCACGAGAAACTGCTTGCCTTACAGCAGTGCGAATGATGTTTAGAGCGTTGGGACATGTTTTATTGTAAAATGTAGGGGAGAGTTGCCCTTGACATTTCGAGGAGGAGAGCAGCAAAATGAGGGAGTATACCAATAATACTGCAAACGCCATGCAAGGCCTGTTAGacgccattattattattattattatatataactataaataATGGGATTGAAAGAAGAGTTGAGTTGAGAAGATGAGAATGGAGATAGGCAAGGTGATGAGAGAATGGAGAGGGTACAGGGAGTATTTATAGGAAAGGGAAGGGGAAAAGTAAAGTAAAATGGTCACTATTGGCTGCGACGCCGcgttatgtatgtattttacaACGTTAAGTTGTAGAACAGCAGTGTTTGCATTCCAGCTAAGAAGGGCTGACGTGACCCAGTCACCTATCCTTGACTTCTAAATCTCACAACTGCTTTCCCATTGGCCATtcttatatatatgttcttcaatttaattaatatttatacaacTCCGTAAATATTCGGTCGCACTTTGAGTTTCCACATGCATACTCGGTGCCTTGCACACCCCAAGGCTCTTTACATCTTTCTTATATATAATTTGCCCACCATCATTGATTCATTGGTGCTAAATAAAACATAACTGTATTTAGAAATaaccttttaatttcttgtctaaAAACGAGGCCTAATGACTAAGATAATAATTTGTCTCTCTAACAGAAAGgcatataaataagtaaataacttGCTTCGTGAGATTCACATAGTTAAATTAAATTagctattgaaaaattattaaagttaCGTGGTTAAAGTTGGGGTTCAAATTACTATTCccaaaattatattaccatGAGTTCTATATAATTTACATGTACTAATACACTCAAAACACAATAGAATTTGACTAGCTCTAACCCAAGAAGAACTATGGTTTTCATTATGattttatgttaaaattttCGTGTCTtggttattttatataatttactttaatttatattttgtattttacatGTAAAATTGCCATTTAGTGAAATTAGTTTTATCActgtaaaaagaaaagaaaaaaaaaaacttcaattgctcattatttattaatttctaattttgtatttatattttatcaatGCTTATACCCTTTAGGgaaatttgaaatgaaattgaaatggtaTTGTTTACAATAGCACTTGCCGAAAAACAATGGAAATGTCGTagtcaaaaatcaaaatgcGAAATTTCCATGAAACTTAGGATTGAATGACAACGACAGTGCATGCCATTCACCTGCTTTAGCTACCAACTTCCATATCTagtaataaaatacaaatctcaatattttattatataatatggCACATCCATTTGACTGATGTATCCATTGTTAAGTCAGCCAAAACGCTTTtactttttataatattaagtttagcattaatatataaaatttatatacttagaaaatacattaaaagtactattaaacacaaaaaaattaaatttaaaaataataaaaattattaaaaaaaataagtaataaagaaaaagtaaatttgacccatgaatagtaaatatgacaggtggtaaaatgagacagatggagtatattttagtttagtttttttattttttagttagaCTTTATAAAAATGTCAGATAAATGTCaagtaaatttttaaagtatgtaattaattttgtttcttaggtaaaaaaaaaatcattcaaacTTAAAATGTGAATGACAATTACCTTAATTCCAGATCTAGTTGTCTAGGACAATGAAGGTAGACAGGGAGAGGTTGTCTTTGTCCGCCTTTGTCcggtaatattttaaatatattttaaaaatcttagTCCATGAAATTATCACGATACACAATGTTAAATTAGTGTCAatttattaatttcaaattaaaaatatatgagaTCCAATATAGGTATACCTAACATTAATTTATCATCAACTCATCAGCCTCTTTAACTTGCTAAATG contains these protein-coding regions:
- the LOC116017348 gene encoding lignin-forming anionic peroxidase-like, coding for MASNRPCMAFGVLLVYSLILLLSSSECQGQLSPTFYDKTCPNALNIIRTAVRQAVSRERRMAASLVRLHFHDCFVQGCDASILLDETPTMESEKTALPNLGSARGYDVIEAAKRELEKSCPGIVSCADVLSVAARDASTAVGGPSWTVKLGRRDSTTASHTIAETDLPGPFDNLDKLISSFASKGLNTRDMVALSGAHTLGQAQCFLFRNRIYGNGTDIDAGFASTRRRQCPTDTGNGNLAPLDLVTPNSFDNNYYKNLLQKKGLLQSDQVLFSGGATDSIVSEYARSPRAFQADFASAMIKMSEIQPLTGQNGIIRKVCGALN
- the LOC116017173 gene encoding lignin-forming anionic peroxidase-like, which produces MASNRPCMAFAVLLVYSLILLLSSSKCQGQLSPTFYNKTCPNALNIIRTAVRQAVSRERRMAASLVRLHFHDCFVQGCDASILLDESPTIESEKTALPNLGSARGYDVIEAAKRELEKSCPGIVSCADVLSVAARDASAAVGGPSWTVKLGRRDSTTASHTLAETDLPGPFDNLDKLISSFARKGLNTRDMVALSGAHTLGQAQCFLFRDRIYGNGTDIDAGFASTRRRQCPKDTGNGNLAPLDLVTPNSFDNNYYKNLLQKKGLLQSDQVLFSGGATDSIVSEYARSPRAFQADFASAMIKMSEIQPLTSQNGIIRKVCGALN